Proteins co-encoded in one Stomoxys calcitrans chromosome 5, idStoCalc2.1, whole genome shotgun sequence genomic window:
- the LOC131997889 gene encoding uncharacterized protein LOC131997889 → MHIHSQGKSTVTALYELVAYIKGSHAIKENAMVAFLYIEGVFNKIAANIPLDVIYRRQIEMLVEKMKIISLMYKFDNLIFYRTPDAVYEPPLDTTKLLADNSMLHNRVGDILSACIFAGGFNLPIMTFSISPWDYVNDTQSIPNLGKMLTNRNLAAVILNDIFNTEVKEFVSNSLGASLETKLIFLLIGHELTEVPSFVRLEKLKRFFRWCWSKNILNVVLLFQQQHVQGDDVKFLHMEIYTYTPFPQPITLLAMTSRNPWQYYVDRTLDVQGYEFKTPVFHDKPSVFKAKNSYDGSEQVTGISGHIYTAFVDKINAKFTEVETSEDNHMAMMEFENSLLVARNIDIGIHPFSYLLPNKYHGSYPITNTNSCVLVPVIHEIFTGLYIPLTLNLNMWILLLLMFVLFQLGYFLIDVFHYGRWDAWSSISSTLRGILNMSLGELLDNPRLPSKRKILVHMLVIVWGMLISQLHIAALTSLLSATIYGKQLDTLDDLRSANVSIMLLDYMFHIYNYMDLIPMSFQSNLMITDVDTVSQHLNSLNTSYAYVIYNEEWKVLERLQMNLWKPRFRIAEKLCIPNIYLSWPMQFNSPFYHPLKDFILRIRETGLNLKWTDTILTYIRKTSVANVTTLENLERPVPLTFSHLTVMWSVWFIGMSFALVAFLCELHMEKRTKCREKKRLQKKLKK, encoded by the exons ATGCATATACATAGTCAGGGCAAATCCACTGTAACCGCCCTTTACGAACTAGTCGCCTACATAAAGGGTTCCCATGCTATCAAGGAAAacgcaatggtagcatttctttacATTGAGggtgttttcaataaaat TGCAGCAAATATTCCCTTGGATGTAATCTATCGAAGACAAATCGAAATGCTGGTTGAGAAAATGAAGATAATCAGTTTAATGTACAAATTCGACAACTTGATATTCTATCGTACACCAGATGCAGTCTATGAACCACCATTGGATACGACCAAGCTATTGGCTGATAATTCCATGCTTCACAATCGTGTGGGAGATATTTTGAGTGCCTGTATATTTGCTGGGGGCTTTAACCTACCCATTATGACCTTCTCCATATCACCTTGGGACTATGTGAATGATACCCAAAGCATACCGAATCTGGGTAAAATGTTGACTAATCGTAATTTGGCTGCGGTCATActgaatgacattttcaatacGGAAGTCAAAGAGTTTGTGTCCAAttcgttgggcgccagtttggAAACGAAACTTATATTTCTCCTAATAGGCCATGAGCTAACAGAAGTTCCCTCTTTTGTACGTTTGGAAAAATTGAAACGCTTTTTTCGCTGGTGTTGGTCGAAGAATATTCTGAATGTTGTCTTGCTGTTCCAGCAACAACATGTACAGGGAGATGATGTGAAGTTTTTGCATATGGAGATTTACACCTACACCCCCTTTCCGCAGCCCATTACATTATTGGCCATGACCTCAAGAAATCCTTGGCAGTATTATGTAGATCGAACTTTGGATGTGCAAGGCTATGAATTTAAGACACCAGTTTTTCACGATAAGCCCAGTGTATTTAAG GCTAAAAACTCTTACGATGGCTCTGAACAAGTAACTGGCATTTCTGGCCACATCTATACGGCATTTGTTGACAAAATCAATGCAAAATTCACCGAAGTGGAGACTAGCGAAGACAACCACATGGCCATGATGGAATTTGAGAATAGTTTATTGGTGGCCCGTAACATCGATATAGGCATACACCCTTTTTCCTATTTACTACCCAACAAATATCACGGCAGTTATCCCATAACCAACACCAATAGCTGTGTGCTAGTGCCAGTGATCCACGAGATCTTTACGGGTCTCTATATCCCCTTGACCCTTAATCTCAATATGTGGATTTTATTGTTGCTGATGTTTGTGTTATTTCAGTTGGGCTATTTCCTCATCGATGTCTTCCACTATGGCCGATGGGATGCTTGGTCTAGCATCTCTAGTACCCTACGTGGAATTCTTAATATGTCCTTGGGTGAATTGCTGGACAACCCACGCCTGCCATCGAAGCGCAAGATTTTGGTCCACATGCTGGTCATAGTTTGGGGCATGCTAATCAGTCAACTTCACATAGCCGCCTTGACCTCGTTGCTGAGTGCCACCATATATGGCAAACAGTTGGACACCTTAGATGATCTGCGCTCTGCCAATGTCAGCATTATGCTGCTGGACTATATGTTCCACATCTACAACTACATGGATCTAATACCCATGAGTTTCCAATCAAACCTCATGATAACCGATGTTGATACTGTATCGCAGCATTTGAACTCCTTGAACACCTCATACGCCTATGTCATCTACAACGAGGAGTGGAAAGTTTTGGAGCGCTTGCAAATGAATTTGTGGAAACCTCGCTTTAGAATAGCCGAGAAATTGTGCATACCCAATATCTACCTGTCGTGGCCCATGCAATTCAATTCCCCCTTCTATCATCCCTTGAAAGATTTCATTTTAAGAATACGCGAAACTGGCTTGAATCTCAAATGGACCGATACCATTTTAACCTATATACGTaagaccagtgttgccaatgtCACCACATTGGAAAATCTCGAACGCCCCGTGCCCTTGACTTTTAGCCATTTAACAGTAATGTGGTCTGTGTGGTTCATTGGCATGTCTTTTGCGCTGGTGGCATTTCTTTGCGAGTTGCATATGGAAAAGCGAACAAAGTGTAGAGAAAAGAAACGTCTGcagaaaaagttgaaaaaataa